The Vicia villosa cultivar HV-30 ecotype Madison, WI linkage group LG1, Vvil1.0, whole genome shotgun sequence genome includes a region encoding these proteins:
- the LOC131649061 gene encoding uncharacterized protein LOC131649061: MASSSKQQVGSSYQQQEQDQQQQQNVPQKTCLIPLNELEVIVEMMVDFNNLEKHDIHLTEDMKFQGWEAFFYRLCGPVYPDLVKEFWVHATIMPKAILSFVHGEEISITENLLRKLFGMEIVEGASGAIIGIIDWDAVYTEIFKSRKETG; this comes from the coding sequence ATGGCGTCTTCATCTAAACAACAAGTTGGTTCGTCTtatcaacaacaagaacaagatcaaCAGCAACAACAGAATGTTCCTCAGAAGACCTGTCTGATTCCTTTGAATGAATTAGAAGTTATTGTTGAAATGATGGTGGATTTTAATAATCTGGAAAAACATGACATTCATCTGACGGAAGACATGAAATTTCAAGGTTGGGAAGCATTCTTCTATCGTttgtgtggaccagtctacccagatttaGTTAAAGAGTTTTGGGTTCACGCTACAATCATGCCAAAGGCTATTCTGTCGTTTGTTCATGGCGAAGAAATCTCAATTACTGAAAATCTTCTCAGAAAATTGTTTGGTATGGAAATTGTGGAAGGTGCTTCTGGAGCGATTATTGGAATAATAGATTGGGACGCTGTTTACACAGAAATCTTCAAATCTAGAAAAGAGACTGGTTGA